A region from the Lolium perenne isolate Kyuss_39 chromosome 4, Kyuss_2.0, whole genome shotgun sequence genome encodes:
- the LOC127326183 gene encoding scarecrow-like protein 15 — protein MKQPLSDSSSCPATASHGNHRLGSYEPTSVLDPIATSTSTGSPATTLAAPAHAGTLQGTPHHPHDDWDALSWLLSPDDQKDGTGELFSLNAHQHSSPFDVLADPFDPYSCSPPAESHEQHLRAAAEAVWAGDSVAASGMLARLTQALPHPPRTPPQRAASHFAEALQSLLAAPDQFLARPERPAVSAADVIRRIGAQRAFACLSPVPQFASFTANQTLLEAFEAPFHIVDFDLGLGGQWSSFVEEVAARRLPSQHATATPAVRVTAVVHEETAETLLAADNLRDFACGLGVRFAIDVVRLDALAVGSIRASGDEAVAVVLSPAIFRHLAATRPDASDALLEFIRRSDPRVVVLVDAEVSLGAGEGVAPLMRSLESCTVLTESVEAAAAVSAGEDAMLRVDRGVVRERAYAAVRSWWSRCEPWKETVVRARWAPVALSDLATAQAEWIVRRAPVEGYRVVRRDGALVLCWHGYDLAATSAWRC, from the coding sequence ATGAAGCAGCCACTCTCCGATTCCTCCTCCTGCCCAGCTACCGCTAGCCACGGCAACCACCGCCTGGGAAGCTACGAGCCCACCTCCGTGCTCGACCCcatcgccacctccacctccaccggcagcCCCGCCACCACACTCGCTGCACCGGCGCACGCCGGCACCCTGCAGGGCACGCCGCATCATCCGCACGACGACTGGGACGCACTGTCCTGGCTCCTTTCCCCGGACGACCAAAAAGACGGGACCGGCGAGCTCTTCTCCCTCAACGCGCACCAGCACTCCTCTCCGTTCGACGTCCTGGCTGACCCGTTCGACCCGTACAGCTGCTCCCCGCCGGCGGAGTCCCATGAGCAGCATCTCCGGGCCGCCGCGGAGGCCGTCTGGGCGGGGGACTCGGTcgccgcgagcggcatgctggctcGGCTCACCCAGGCCCTCCCGCACCCTCCCCGGACGCCGCCGCAGCGCGCGGCGTCCCACTTCGCGGAGGCGCTCCAGTCCCTCCTCGCCGCGCCGGACCAGTTCCTGGCGCGGCCCGAGCGCCCCGCGGTGTCCGCCGCCGACGTGATACGCCGGATCGGCGCGCAGCGAGCCTTCGCGTGCCTCTCGCCGGTCCCGCAGTTCGCCAGCTTCACGGCCAACCAGACCCTCCTCGAGGCGTTCGAGGCGCCGTTCCACATCGTCGACTTCGACCTCGGCCTCGGCGGCCAGTGGTCCTCCTTCGTCGAGGAGGTCGCCGCTCGACGGCTGCCTTCGCAGCACGCCACGGCTACGCCGGCCGTCCGCGTGACCGCCGTCGTCCACGAGGAGACCGCAGAGACGCTGCTCGCCGCCGACAACCTTCGGGACTTCGCGTGCGGCCTCGGCGTGCGCTTCGCCATCGACGTCGTCCGGCTCGACGCGCTCGCCGTCGGCAGCATCCGGGCCTCCGGTGACGAGGCTGTCGCGGTCGTCCTCTCTCCGGCCATCTTCCGCCACCTCGCCGCGACCAGGCCTGACGCTTCCGACGCGCTCCTGGAGTTCATCCGGCGCTCGGATCCGCGGGTCGTGGTCTTGGTCGATGCTGAGGTCTCGTTGGGCGCAGGGGAGGGCGTGGCGCCGCTGATGCGCAGCCTGGAGTCCTGCACGGTGCTGACGGAATCCGTCGAGGCGGCCGCCGCCGTGAGCGCGGGCGAGGACGCCATGCTACGCGTGGATCGTGGCGTCGTCAGGGAGAGGGCCTACGCGGCGGTGCGGTCTTGGTGGAGCCGGTGCGAGCCATGGAAAGagacggtggtgcgcgcaaggtgGGCGCCTGTGGCGCTCAGCGATCTCGCGACGGCGCAGGCCGAGTGGATCGTGAGGCGGGCACCGGTGGAGGGCTACCGCGTCGTCCGGCGGGACGGCGCCTTGGTGCTCTGCTGGCACGGCTACGACCTGGCCGCCACGTCCGCATGGAGGTGCTGA
- the LOC127326157 gene encoding uncharacterized protein codes for MWCASCLASACAGCACNLCTSAAASITRRSARLAYCGLFAASLILSFLLRQFAAPLLQQIPWINTFDQTPPEEWFQMNAVLRVSLGNFLFFATFALTMIGVKDQNDQRDAWHHGGWIAKFAVWAVLVILMFFVPNIVVTIYEVLSKFGSGLFLLVQVVMLLDFTNNWNDSWVEKDEKKWEIALLVVTVVCYLSTFAFSGVLFMWFNPSGQDCGLNVFFIVLTIILAFAFAVIALHPQVNGSVMPASIISVYSAYLCYTGLSSEPDDYVCNGLHRHSKQVSMSSLVLGMLTTVLSVVYSAVRAGSSTTFLSPPSSPRSGAKNPLLGDTNVEEGKAGGEARPVSYSYTFFHLIFALASMYSGMLLTGWMSVASEKSELMDVGWTTVWVRICTEWSTAALYIWTLVAPLLFPDRDFS; via the exons ATGTGGTGCGCGTCGTGCCTAGCGTCCGCCTGCGCGGGCTGCGCCTGCAACCTCTGCACGTCGGCGGCGGCGTCCATCACCCGCCGCTCAGCCCGCCTCGCCTACTGCGGCCTTTTCGCCGCCTCCCTCATCCTCTCCTTCCTCCTCCGCCAGTTCGCCGCGCCTCTCCTCCAGCAGATCCCCT GGATAAATACGTTTGATCAAACACCACCAGAAGAATGGTTTCAAATGAACGCTGTTCTTCGTGTCAGCTTGGGCAATTTCTTGTTTTTTGCAACATTTGCTCTCACGATGATTGGTGTCAAAGACCAGAATGATCAGCGAGACGCATGGCACCATGGTGGGTGGATTGCAAAGTTTGCTGTCTGGGCTGTTCTCGTTATTCTAATGTTCTTTGTCCCCAACATCGTCGTTACTATTTATG AGGTACTGTCAAAATTTGGATCTGGCTTGTTCCTTCTGGTTCAAGTCGTGATGCTTTTAGACTTCACAAATAATTGGAATGACTCGTGGGTTGAGAAGGATGAGAAAAAGTG GGAAATAGCTTTGCTGGTAGTAACTGTGGTTTGCTATCTCTCTACGTTTGCCTTCTCTGGAGTGCTCTTCATGTGGTTCAATCCCTCTGGTCAGGATTGTGGTCTCAACGTGTTCTttattgtgttgacaattatccttgCTTTTGCATTTGCAGTAATTGCTCTTCACCCCCAG GTCAATGGAAGTGTCATGCCCGCTTCTATCATTTCTGTTTACAGTGCATACTTGTGTTATACTGGTCTGTCCAGTGAACCAGATGACTATGTCTGTAACGGGCTTCACAGGCACTCTAAGCAGGTTTCAATGAGCTCCCTTGTACTTGGGATGCTCACTACTGTGCTCTCTGTAGTGTACTCCGCTGTTCGTGCGGGATCTTCCACTACTTTCCTTTCGCCACCATCGTCTCCTAGATCTG GTGCCAAAAATCCTTTACTTGGTGACACTAATGTGGAGGAGGGCAAGGCCGGTGGCGAAGCGCGCCCCGTGAGCTATTCTTATACCTTCTTCCACCTTATATTTGCCCTCGCGAGCATGTACTCGGGCATGCTTCTTACAGGCTGGATGAGCGTGGCTTCTGAGAAGTCGGAGCTGATGGATGTCGGATGGACGACCGTCTGGGTGCGCATATGCACAGAGTGGTCTACCGCAGCACTGTACATCTGGACCCTGGTAGCTCCGCTGCTCTTTCCTGACCGGGATTTCTCATGA